A genomic window from Camelina sativa cultivar DH55 chromosome 2, Cs, whole genome shotgun sequence includes:
- the LOC104714521 gene encoding protein GAMETE EXPRESSED 1-like has translation MDRWRRSFLLFLLVLLIDSPLTCHSWGWFSSSSSENTDSSSSSYSRSSHRRSNPEFSIEVFSDQKAVRVLEDAKNKLVGPNSCWQNAYRYLFSGCKETIATEEKRKRFAWHLSDCFLKDSGRPAFPTCSDDSTMMSCLKKLGDHEHKIYLEFMLETNTICQQLQSYAFKNEIERLVNELKSSAQNTEDKLDILENKSDSLMKSSSLIHDSLGSIDARVQNVAHVTNTIETHMSGLSQQTAEIYQEQKSIAESQMELMDGQVKMKETLKDGMEMFSDAYTNIQEGVDKLKSDTKQIEGEISVLGENLSTRMNDLQSKTDDIGVKTDSSLDKQQKLLDGQSVALDGIQFLTRFQSEALQESRNTLQRLKEFSQEQQEDLAKRQEKLQEVHDHLYENSKSMLEAQVAFEAKQANMFVALDKLFALHNATLLESRVIKAFIIYFLSIFVIYMFTSTKQTYITRPRLYIGLCVTLALEVASLRYVNDAERQAWIINILRSLFAVLASAQLLHSVFTYRDYDVLNHQILLGLVDKVNNILSKRENSWDEEDTESEVDWTSWIDTDVTDDDKNLGDPDFKTPQVIKNKPDITSSSTMTRRVYNLRPR, from the exons ATGGATCGTTGGAGAAGaagttttcttctgtttctattGGTTTTACTTATAGATTCTCCATTAACATGCCACAGTTGGGGatggttctcttcttcttcatcggaaAACactgactcttcttcttcttcttattcccGGTCGTCTCATCGTAGATCCAACCCCGAGTTCTCCATTGAAGTTTTCAGTGACCAGAAGGCGGTTCGTGTCCTTGAAGACGCTAAAAACAAGCTTGTTGGTCCAAACAGTTGCTGGCAAAATGCTTATAGATACCTCTTCTCTGGCTGCAAAGAGACAAttgccacagaagaaaagagaaagaggtttGCTTGGCATTTAAGCGATTGCTTTCTTAAAGACTCTGGAAGACCTGCTTTTCCAACTTGTAGTGATGATTCAACAATGATGAGTTGCCTTAAGAAGCTTGGTGATCATGAGCATAAGATCTATCTCGAGTTCATGCTTGAGACCAACACCATCTGCCAACAATTACA GAGTTACGCTTTCAAGAACGAGATAGAGAGACTTGTGAATGAGCTGAAGAGTTCAGCTCAGAATACAGAAGATAAATTGGATATCTTGGAGAATAAATCTGATTCTTTAATGAAGAGCTCGAGCTTGATTCATGATTCTCTAGGGTCAATAGATGCTCGGGTTCAAAACGTGGCTCATGTGACAAACACCATAGAAACTCATATGAGTGGGCTGTCTCAACAAACTGCAGAAATATATCAAGAACAAAAGAGTATTGCAGAATCACAGATGGAGTTAATGGACGGTCAAGTGAAGATGAAAGAAACGTTGAAAGATGGAATGGAGATGTTCAGTGATGCGTATACAAACATTCAGGAAGGAGTTGATAAGTTGAAAAGCGATACAAAGCAGATTGAAGGGGAAATAAGTGTACTTGGAGAAAACCTATCAACTAGAATGAATGATTTGCAGAGTAAAACTGATGACATTGGAGTTAAGACTGATAGCTCGTTGGATAAACAACAGAAGCTTTTAGATGGCCAATCTGTGGCTCTTGATGGTATTCAGTTTCTTACACGGTTTCAGTCTGAGGCACTGCAAGAGAGTAG GAATACATTGCAACGGTTGAAGGAATTTAGTCAGGAGCAACAGGAAGATCTTGCAAAGCGGCAAGAAAAGCTTCAGGAGGTTCATGATCATCTgtatgaaaattcaaaatcaatgtTGGAAGCTCAGGTAGCCTTTGAGGCAAAACAGGCGAACATGTTTGTGGCTTTGGATAAGTTGTTTGCTTTGCACAATGCGACGCTTCTCGAGTCCCGAGTGATTAAAGCCTTCATTATCTACTTCTTGTCAATCTTTGTCATCTACATGTTTACAAGTACAAAACAAACTTATATCACAAGGCCAAGGCTTTACATTG GTTTGTGCGTTACCTTAGCATTAGAAGTGGCAAGCTTACGCTACGTGAATGATGCAGAACGTCAAGCATGGATTATAAACATTTTGAGGTCTTTATTCGCTGTTCTTGCGTCAGCTCAGCTTCTTCATTCTGTTTTCACATACAG GGACTATGACGTACTAAACCACCAGATCCTGTTAGGATTAGTTGACAAAGTTAATAACATTCTAAGCAAGAGAGAGAACTCGTGGGATGAAGAAGACACAGAGAGCGAAGTAGACTGGACATCTTGGATCGATACAGATGTAACTGATGATGACAAAAACCTTGGAGATCCTGATTTCAAAACCCCACAAGTGATCAAGAACAAACCGGATATTACTTCTTCTTCGACGATGACTAGAAGAGTGTATAACCTCCGTCCGCGGTAG
- the LOC109126281 gene encoding agamous-like MADS-box protein AGL97 yields the protein MGGLKRKIDTGKKIDGKNPRAVAFSKRRKGLFNKASELCLLSDCQIAISDSAFLADQTPSRDDDDDDEKLGFWWEDESVANSENPEELGAAIDSMTKMLHDLKELQSKQRERSCGSGGEGEQQQCFKWKRGWIMQPRA from the exons ATGGGTGGGTTGAAGAGGAAGATTGATACAGGGAAGAAGATAGATGGGAAAAATCCACGAGCGGTTGCTTTCTCAAAACGTCGTAAGGGTCTTTTCAACAAAGCCTCAGAGCTTTGTCTTCTCTCCGACTGTCAGATCGCGATTAGCGACTCCG CTTTCCTCGCGGATCAGACTCCTTCtcgggatgatgatgatgatgatgaaaagttagggttttggtgggaaGATGAGAGTGTCGCCAATTCAGAGAATCCGGAGGAATTGGGTGCCGCGATTGATTCGATGACGAAGATGTTACACGATCTCAAGGAGTTGCAAAGCAAGCAAAGG GAACGATCTTGTGGAagtggaggagaaggagaacaacaacaatgctTTAAGTGGAAACGTGGGTGGATCATGCAACCAAGGGCTTGA
- the LOC104714507 gene encoding F-box protein At4g02760-like isoform X1 has translation MEPSQNPRKRLCRFQNPNPNSLPNVPSFEQSHVDLTISSFLSLPDLPSLSSPLSLSSSFDRAVEKLFDSSGGDDDSVQDLLTARALQLSSLLQDSTKRFFRNRASLHNSNSWPLCHDLTVKVFSMVDTKSLMQVSACCTMFRKCAMDSFCYSHIDLTSVDVRSSVVCRMILNAGKELRSLKFGCPDRSTNSLLSEGCLDTLTYQGGFLGKLLGSLHIYNLKWLDEDSLYRALLVCIKLTDLKIVGLVQSLDSVLNRLTRKCQHLFLEKEFGYDKPYPICGLSFEINCPYMTSLSLIGFDLSDRNAYLIIKGLRKLKYLNLSRTKIITGRFLRDVCHDDCIDSLLETLILRDCDSLEERDVCLFLNSLLTGNFRFIRHIDVSNEAGLIYGNKTCSKPVFPLEKLNEERPGITFVAEFRTPASSSSSSSSPSPSPSSSSGYSSSSSGTDDDED, from the exons ATGGAACCTTCTCAAAACCCCAGAAAGCGACTTTGCAGATTCCAAAAcccaaaccctaattctctcccTAATGTCCCCAGTTTCGAACAGAGCCACGTCGATCTGACGATCTCCTCATTCCTCTCGTTGCCGGATTTGCCTTCCTTATCCTCGCCGCTCTCCCTCAGCTCCTCCTTCGACCGAGCGGTTGAGAAATTGTTCGATTCTTCCGGCGGCGATGACGACTCCGTTCAAGATCTTCTCACTGCTCGAGCACTCCAACTCTCCTCCCTTCTTCAAGATTCCACCAAGAGATTTTTCCGAAATCGCGCTTCTCTCCACAATTCCAATTCTTGGCCACTCTGCCATGACCTCACCGTTAAG GTCTTTTCGATGGTTGATACAAAATCACTGATGCAAGTTTCAGCTTGTTGCACAATGTTCAGAAAATGTGCCATGGACTCTTTTTGTTACTCTCACATTGACTTGACAAGTGTAGATGTTAGAAGTAGTGTTGTGTGTCGTATGATCCTTAATGCTGGAAAAGAACTCAG ATCCTTAAAATTTGGTTGCCCGGATAGATCTACGAATTCTTTGCTTTCAGAGGGTTGTCTTGACACACTAACCTATCAGGGTGGTTTTCTTGG GAAACTCTTGGGAAGCCTACACATTTACAATCTCAAATGGTTGGACGAGGACTCCTTATATCGTGCGTTATTGGTCTGCATAAAACTAACCGATTTAAAGATTGTTGGATT GGTTCAGTCATTAGATAGCGTATTAAATCGTCTCACAAGAAAATGTCAGCATCTGTTCTTAGAGAAAGAGTTTGGATATG ATAAACCGTACCCTATATGTGGTTTGTCCTTTGAAATAAACTGCCCCTATATGACTTCACTATCACTTATAGGTTTTGACCTAAGTGATAGAAACGCTTACCTTATTATTAAG GGTTTGCGTAAGCTTAAGTACCTGAACCTATCCAGAACAAAGATAATCACAGGACGCTTTTTGAG GGATGTATGCCATGATGACTGCATAGACTCTCTGCTCGAGACTCTGATATTGCGAGATTGCGATTCTCTAGAGGAG AGAGATGTTTGCCTGTTTTTGAATTCGTTACTCACAGGAAACTTCAGATTCATTCGACACATT GACGTTTCAAATGAAGCCGGATTGATTTATGGCAACAAGACATGTAGCAAACCAgt GTTTCCTCTGGAAAAGCTGAATGAAGAAAGACCAGGGATCACTTTTGTGGCAGAATTTAGAACaccagcatcatcatcatcatcgtcatcatcaccATCGCCATCGCCATCTTCAAG CTCAGGATATTCTTCCTCTAGCAGTGGAACTGACGACGATGAAGACTGA
- the LOC104714507 gene encoding F-box protein At4g02760-like isoform X2 encodes MEPSQNPRKRLCRFQNPNPNSLPNVPSFEQSHVDLTISSFLSLPDLPSLSSPLSLSSSFDRAVEKLFDSSGGDDDSVQDLLTARALQLSSLLQDSTKRFFRNRASLHNSNSWPLCHDLTVKVFSMVDTKSLMQVSACCTMFRKCAMDSFCYSHIDLTSVDVRSSVVCRMILNAGKELRSLKFGCPDRSTNSLLSEGCLDTLTYQGGFLGKLLGSLHIYNLKWLDEDSLYRALLVCIKLTDLKIVGLVQSLDSVLNRLTRKCQHLFLEKEFGYDKPYPICGLSFEINCPYMTSLSLIGFDLSDRNAYLIIKGLRKLKYLNLSRTKIITGRFLRDVCHDDCIDSLLETLILRDCDSLEERDVCLFLNSLLTGNFRFIRHIDVSNEAGLIYGNKTCFLWKS; translated from the exons ATGGAACCTTCTCAAAACCCCAGAAAGCGACTTTGCAGATTCCAAAAcccaaaccctaattctctcccTAATGTCCCCAGTTTCGAACAGAGCCACGTCGATCTGACGATCTCCTCATTCCTCTCGTTGCCGGATTTGCCTTCCTTATCCTCGCCGCTCTCCCTCAGCTCCTCCTTCGACCGAGCGGTTGAGAAATTGTTCGATTCTTCCGGCGGCGATGACGACTCCGTTCAAGATCTTCTCACTGCTCGAGCACTCCAACTCTCCTCCCTTCTTCAAGATTCCACCAAGAGATTTTTCCGAAATCGCGCTTCTCTCCACAATTCCAATTCTTGGCCACTCTGCCATGACCTCACCGTTAAG GTCTTTTCGATGGTTGATACAAAATCACTGATGCAAGTTTCAGCTTGTTGCACAATGTTCAGAAAATGTGCCATGGACTCTTTTTGTTACTCTCACATTGACTTGACAAGTGTAGATGTTAGAAGTAGTGTTGTGTGTCGTATGATCCTTAATGCTGGAAAAGAACTCAG ATCCTTAAAATTTGGTTGCCCGGATAGATCTACGAATTCTTTGCTTTCAGAGGGTTGTCTTGACACACTAACCTATCAGGGTGGTTTTCTTGG GAAACTCTTGGGAAGCCTACACATTTACAATCTCAAATGGTTGGACGAGGACTCCTTATATCGTGCGTTATTGGTCTGCATAAAACTAACCGATTTAAAGATTGTTGGATT GGTTCAGTCATTAGATAGCGTATTAAATCGTCTCACAAGAAAATGTCAGCATCTGTTCTTAGAGAAAGAGTTTGGATATG ATAAACCGTACCCTATATGTGGTTTGTCCTTTGAAATAAACTGCCCCTATATGACTTCACTATCACTTATAGGTTTTGACCTAAGTGATAGAAACGCTTACCTTATTATTAAG GGTTTGCGTAAGCTTAAGTACCTGAACCTATCCAGAACAAAGATAATCACAGGACGCTTTTTGAG GGATGTATGCCATGATGACTGCATAGACTCTCTGCTCGAGACTCTGATATTGCGAGATTGCGATTCTCTAGAGGAG AGAGATGTTTGCCTGTTTTTGAATTCGTTACTCACAGGAAACTTCAGATTCATTCGACACATT GACGTTTCAAATGAAGCCGGATTGATTTATGGCAACAAGACAT GTTTCCTCTGGAAAAGCTGA
- the LOC104714499 gene encoding F-box protein At4g02760-like: HLCHLLSDTNFFHSTRGYLRSLHLYHLRMMDGESLSPVLSACLNLTDLKIVGFVSGRGLNPLEQLGLLTRNCRLIENLFIEIYNSAGRITDSSLLEFGDNFPNLISLSLLCFRLNDAIAQKLIKGFRHLKHINLSRSPVISGCFLRGLGLCCKDSPLETLLLCNCNSLKEREVLLFLNSLLDGDFKSIRLIDVSNNQGLVSDSDDEGSSSSGPRCRIKTELKEQNTSILIRIALLLILRKLTQNLKSQNLISCATN; the protein is encoded by the exons CATCTGTGTCATCTATTGAGTGATACTAACTTTTTCCATTCAACTAGGGGTTATTTGAGAAGTCTACACCTTTACCATCTCAGAATGATGGATGGCGAGTCCTTATCTCCTGTGTTGTCAGCCTGTTTAAATCTCACTGATTTGAAGATTGTTGGATT TGTTTCAGGACGCGGGTTAAATCCACTAGAGCAGTTAGGTTTACTCACGAGAAACTGTCGCTTGATAGAGAACCTGTTCATAGAGATATATAATTCAGCAG GCCGTATAACAGATTCAAGCTTGTTAGAGTTTGGGGATAATTTCCCCAACTTAATTTCGCTATCACTCCTATGTTTTCGGCTAAATGACGCAATagcacaaaaattaattaag GGTTTTCGTCACCTGAAGCACATTAATTTGTCGAGATCGCCTGTAATTAGTGGTTGCTTTTTGAG GGGTTTGGGACTTTGCTGCAAAGATAGTCCACTGGAGACTCTACTATTGTGCAACTGCAATTCTCTAAAGGAG AGAGAAGTTTTGCTGTTTTTGAATTCTTTACTCGACGGAGACTTCAAATCCATTCGACTTATC GACGTATCTAACAACCAAGGTTTAGTCTCTGACTCTGATGATGAAGGCAGTAGTTCTTCTGGACCAAGGTGTagaatcaaaacagagctcAAAGAACAGAACACAAGTATCTTAATAAGAATTGCTCTCTTATTAATCTTAAGGAAACTTACTCAAAACCTTAAGTCTCAAAATCTCATAAGTTGTGCTACAAACTAG